TGCCAGTCTGACATTTATAAGTGGTCAAATCAAATCTTTATTATCCGCTATCAAGGAGTAATCCGTATGTCGTTATTCAAGGTATTTGATATTGCTAGTTCAGCAATGGCTGCACAGTCTCAGCGACTGAATGTGGTGGCCAGCAATCTATCCAATGCTGACAGTGTAACCAGCTCTACGGGTGAGCCTTATCGCGGCCGCCAGGTCGTTTTCAGTACACTCAAAACAGCCACCAATGGCGCTAGCGGTGTCAAGGTGGCCGGCGTTATTCACGATCCATCGCCGATGAAACAGGTTTATGAGCCCAATCATCCGTTAGCTAATAAAGAAGGTTATGTAACGATGCCGAATGTCAATGTTGTGGATGAGATGGTTAATATGATGTCTGCATCACGCTCATATCAGAATAGTGTAGATATGATGAATACAACTAAGGCTCTGTTGCAGAAGACACTGACAATTGGCCAATAAAAGGATAAACAATGAATTCAATCCAGGATTCTAGTGTCTCGCCGTTACTTGCTTCGGGTAATTCTGCGGCTACTTCGGTTAAACAAGATACCGATAATCCGCAAGACCGATTTCTGAAATTATTGGTCACACAAATGCAGAATCAGGATCCACTTAATCCGCTTGATAATGCCGAAGTCACTAGTCAATTAGCGCAAATCAGCACAGTGACTGGTATTGATAAGCTCAATGCCACACTTCAATTATTGGTCTCTGATTTTGAAGAAAACCGTTCTATGGAGGCTGCTGCGATGATTGGACGTAGCGTTCTGGTTCCTGGAACCTCGATGACATATGAAAATAATACAGCTGTAGCGGGTGTGGACTTACCTCAAGCGGTGGATCAACTGACCGTCACGATTATGGACGGTGCCGGCGTTGCCGTACGCAATCTAGACATTGGGCCTCAATCAAAAGGCGTGAGTACTTTTGTCTGGGATGGAATCACGAGTAGCGGTGCTGCTGCGGCCAATGGCAATTACAGTTTTTCAGTAAGTGCCAGGCAAGGTGATCGGGATATCGCTGCAGATACACTTGCGGTTGGTTCGGTGAATAGTGTATCGCCCGGTATGCACGGTGCAGTATTGGATGTTGGCGAATTGGGACTTGTTGAATTGGCAAATATTAAGCAAATATTTTAATAAGGGGAAATCATGGGTTTTCAGCATGGATTAAGTGGGATTAGTGCGGCGGCGGCCAATCTGGATGTTATTGGTAACAATATAGCGAATACCAATACGGTTGGATTTAAGCAATCTCAGGCTCAATTTAGTGAAGTATTTGCCAATTCACTGAGCACGAGTAATAGGCAGGCTGGTATGGGTACTGAGGTGTCAACGATAGCTCAACAATTTACCCAGGGAAATATTAGTACGACTGATAATCCACTGGATATTGCAATTAATGGCAAAGGTTTCTTTCGTATGAGTGATGCGGGTAATATCAGTTATAGTCGTAACGGTCAATTTCATGTTGATAGTGCGGGTTTTATTGTTAATGCGAATAACCTGAATCTTACAGGGTTTATGGCAGATCCCGCTGGCAAGATTACGGCGGCCACGCCAACCAACTTAAAGCTAACTACTGCGAATTTGGCTCCTCAAGCTACAAGCTCCTTTACCAGCGAACTGAATCTTGATTCACGTACGCCCGTATCCGTCCCCATTTCGGCTTTTGATGCGACTGATCCGACTACCTATGCAAGTACAACTTCAGGTTCAATTTTTGATAGTTTAGGCAATTCACATATATTTTCATTATTCTTTCAAAAAAATGATACTAATTCATGGAATGCCTATGCAACGGTGGATGGCGCGATGGATGGCGCGATGGATGAAGATAGTGGTCTGCCGATCAGTATTAAACTGGGTGGTGCGGAGGGTGAGCCTCAAAAATTTACTTTTGATAAGGATGGTGTGTTAACTACGCCTGACAAACCCGTGGACGTGTTTGTTACGCTTGCTAATGATACGGTCTCTCCTTTGAAGTTTAAACTGGATCTTACCAAAGCAACTCAATTTGGCGAAAAATTTAGTGTTAATTCGCTGGTGCAAGATGGCTCTTCCTCAGCTCGTTTAGCCGGATTTTCTGTGTCAGAAGATGGCATGATCAGTGGAAATTATACGAATGGAGCGGTTAGAACACTGGGGCAAACGGTCTTGGCTAACTTCAGTAATCCGCAAGGTCTTGCATCATTAGGAGGTAACCAATGGGCTGAAACGGCAAGTTCCGGACAGGCATTGGTTGGTCCGCCTCAAAGCGGCACATTGGGTAGTCTGCAATCTGCTGCAGTTGAAGACTCAAATGTTAACCTGACGGATGAACTGGTCAATATGATTACTGCGCAACGCGTTTATCAGGCTAATGCTAAATCTATTGAGACTCAGGATGCGGTGCTACAAACATTAGTTAATTTATGAGTGCCAATGATGATGCCGTATTTATAAGAATAATTAATTTTAAATTAATTTGTTATTCAATTAATGGTTGAATATGGATCGCTTAATTTATACAGCCCTGGCGGGCGCAACGCACACACTTAGTCAGCAGGCGACAGTTTCACATAATTTGG
This genomic window from Nitrosomonas cryotolerans ATCC 49181 contains:
- the flgC gene encoding flagellar basal body rod protein FlgC, encoding MSLFKVFDIASSAMAAQSQRLNVVASNLSNADSVTSSTGEPYRGRQVVFSTLKTATNGASGVKVAGVIHDPSPMKQVYEPNHPLANKEGYVTMPNVNVVDEMVNMMSASRSYQNSVDMMNTTKALLQKTLTIGQ
- the flgE gene encoding flagellar hook protein FlgE, translating into MGFQHGLSGISAAAANLDVIGNNIANTNTVGFKQSQAQFSEVFANSLSTSNRQAGMGTEVSTIAQQFTQGNISTTDNPLDIAINGKGFFRMSDAGNISYSRNGQFHVDSAGFIVNANNLNLTGFMADPAGKITAATPTNLKLTTANLAPQATSSFTSELNLDSRTPVSVPISAFDATDPTTYASTTSGSIFDSLGNSHIFSLFFQKNDTNSWNAYATVDGAMDGAMDEDSGLPISIKLGGAEGEPQKFTFDKDGVLTTPDKPVDVFVTLANDTVSPLKFKLDLTKATQFGEKFSVNSLVQDGSSSARLAGFSVSEDGMISGNYTNGAVRTLGQTVLANFSNPQGLASLGGNQWAETASSGQALVGPPQSGTLGSLQSAAVEDSNVNLTDELVNMITAQRVYQANAKSIETQDAVLQTLVNL
- a CDS encoding flagellar hook assembly protein FlgD encodes the protein MNSIQDSSVSPLLASGNSAATSVKQDTDNPQDRFLKLLVTQMQNQDPLNPLDNAEVTSQLAQISTVTGIDKLNATLQLLVSDFEENRSMEAAAMIGRSVLVPGTSMTYENNTAVAGVDLPQAVDQLTVTIMDGAGVAVRNLDIGPQSKGVSTFVWDGITSSGAAAANGNYSFSVSARQGDRDIAADTLAVGSVNSVSPGMHGAVLDVGELGLVELANIKQIF